In Kordiimonas sp. SCSIO 12610, the sequence TTTATTTCTATAGTGGCGCTTAACAAAATTTGTGCGCTTATATCAAAATGCTTACGATCCCGCAATCCTTGTCGGATCAATTACTTGTGGTCTTTGGTCGCACCGACGGGGATGTTTTTATTTTTGGCTTTCAGCGAAGGCTTGATGAACCTTCCGAATTTACCAAGGGCACAAAGATCATCATCGTGAAATCCAAAGCGGAAAATCATGAACAGTGATGCTATCAACGCTAATGCTGCAGTGATAAAGCCGAAGGGGCTGGGAACAGTCCCCAGAAGATGGGTTAAACTGCCTATAAAGGCTGCCCCGAGCAATGCAAAGCCAAGGGGTTTCAGTGTCTCCAGCGAATATGGTGACAATTTAAAAATGACTCTGGCCTGAATTAAATTCAAGAGCGCCGTTACATTCATACCAATTGCGGCCCCGACTGCGGCCCCAGTAACGCCGTGTTCAGGAATTAAATAATACCCAATCACATAAAGGGCAGCAATGCCGGTTAAGCCATTAATTGCTGGTAAAAGTCTGTGCCCGAGCATCTCAACGATTGCGCTAGCTGGTCCGGTTGAGGCTTCTAACATGCGTCCAATGATCAGGCAGATGATAGCCGTGAAGGCGGCGGTGAACTCAGGCTTCATAGCGCTCAAGACGTCCGGCGCTGCGAGATACAGTGCAGCACCAAAGGGAAGCGCGAGCGCGAGCGATAACCGGGTTGCAAACGCATACATGTCTTGAAGGGCCCGACGGTCGCCAACGCCGTCCCGCTCGGCAGCAAGCGGGGCCATCACATATTCAAAGGTTATCCTGATGCCTTGAAGAACGCTCGCGATCTTACGTGCCACGGCATAATAGCCGCTTGCCATCGCCCCGGCAGCACCCGGAAGCATAAGGTTCAGAAGAATTACCGGAAACTCGCTGAACAGTTTTTTTATCATGTTTGAGGGCATGACAGAATACCCATACTGCCGCATTTCAGACTGCAGTGTGCCAAACATCGGGGCCTTGATCAGCGCCTTTATTGAATAGTACCGCGATAGCAGTTTAATTGCGATCAGCGACGTGATGATAACGCTGACAAGGTGGGCCAAGAATAACCCGAATGTCAGAAACCCCATTAAGGCGAAAAGAATTGCAGCGAGTAGTCGGATGCCTTGCTCATAAAAAATACGGACTTTTATTTCAGGGCCAAAGGTGCGGGTTGCACGAATGGCAGCTGTTGAAACCTCAACAAAAGTCCAGAATGGTAACACCCATATGTAAATTCTAATAATCTCAACAAGGTTGCTTTCCTGGGCATCGGCTGCATTTAATATAGTCGCGATTATGGGGGCAGTGATTGTGCCAAGAACTGCGATTATAAGGGCAATAAACACACTAAATTTAATCGCATGCCCCGCGATGTCATCCGTATTGCCATTTTGTATTTTTGGAACATAGCGCTGCAATGTCGTTGTCATGGCCATTTCAGAAAAGGCAGTGGAAACCTTCACATAACTCCACAGAGCTGCAAAAAGACCAAAAATCTCAGCACCATAGAACCAGGTAAAGGCGATGATTGATAGGGCTTCGATAATCGCGCCCATACGGCCTAAAAATACATAGCCAGCACCACCAGCGAGCCGCTGGTTCTGATTTTTAGAGTTTCCGTCACTCATGATGATATGGTATCGGCTGTTTTAGCATTTTTTGGTTTTCTACGTAACATTCCAGTTACAAGCTGAAGTGGTCTTTTACCTTCTTCAGTATTGAATAAAACCGCATAACCTACAAGTAGGAATAACAGGAAGGGTGACCAGGCTGCCAGGAGTGGTGGTGCAACACCAAACTCGCCCATTGCCAACATAAAGTTATCGGCAACAAAAAAACTAAAACCAAGCGCCATTCCAAAAACAAGACGAATAATTAAATTCCCTGCCCGGGTAACACCAAACGCAGCCACCCCAGCTAATAATGGCATCAAAAGGGAGGATGCGGGCGCCGCAAATTTTTGAAGGAAGCTTGCCATCGCCTGATCGGTGGATAGCCCTTCTTCGCGCAATTGAGTTATGCTTTTCCATAAGTCAATGAAAGAAACATGATCGGGGCGGACAGTCAGGGCAAGGAAACGTTCGGGTTTTACCGCAATGTCCCATTCCACAGAGGGGGTAATTGCAAGATTATGACTTTCGACATCAAATCTTCTGACTTCATGAAGGGTCCATTGATCATTCTGGTAAATTGCAAAATCTGCACGCGCCATTGCTTGCAAGTGACCGACATCGCTTTTTTCAAAAATCGAAACAACATCCAGAACGACACGGTTCCCTATTTGGGATACATTCTCGATCAAAATAAGCGTGTTATCTTCCTTGATCCAAACACGACCAACAGGTCCCTCGTTTGGGGGAAGGTCAACTGCGAAATCGTTGGCTTCCCAATATTCTAGTTCTGCATTGGCATTGACAACAATGGTTTCATTGAAAACAAAGTGGACACTGACAATCATAAAGGTCGCGAGCCCAAGCGGGAGCAATATACGGTGCGCAGAAAGGCCAGCGGCCTTCATAACCACAACCTCGCTATTTTGATTGAGTGTCGCAAGTGTCAATAGGCTGGCAATAAGCGTCGCAAAAGGAGCGAATTGGCTTGCCAGTTGCGGGGCCCGAAGGGCAATGAAAGACACGATTGAAACCCATGAAGCCCCTTCAGCGGCCAAAACATCATCGGCTTGTGCCAGCAAAACCAGCATCATCAAGACTGATACAAGGCCCAACAGAATACCAATAAACCTCGCTATCAACATTTTCACCATGTAGCGTGACAATGTTCTTGATGGCAGCATTACACGCCTGATATTTCGGATCATACTCATGCTTCAGCTTTCATTACCCAGCGTGTCATCCGCTTCAATGGAGCAGAGATAATGTCCCATATTTTATCTACCCAGGCGAGGGGGTCCCCTCCAACTTTGTAGGCTGAAATTCGGAACAAACTAACGCTGATTATCGTGAAAAGGCCAAAAAGTGACCAAATGGTTAGGTACGGAGAAATACCGTTTGAAACGGCAGTTTCCATTCCTTCCATCACCTCATTATAGACAATAAGTAAAGCGATACTAACAATTATCCCAGTGCTGCGCCCTGTTCGCTTGTTCGTAAGCCCCATGGGAATTGCGAGAAACGGCAACACCAAAAAACTTAGGCTATGCATAATGCGCCAGTGATAATTTCCGCGAATAGAGTTTCGTAGACCTTCCTCTAAAAGGGGGTTGTCTTTCTCCGCCCATAACTCCGGCAAAGTCATTTCCAGTTCTTCACCGCCTCGGCCCCTAAAGGGTGCGCTATCTGGAAGTGGAATAGTGATATCCTGTTGGCTGAAGGTAAGAACACGGGGTTTGTTTTGACTTTCATTCAAATCAATAAGCGTACCATTGTATAATCGGAGCAAAATGGTTTGTTCGTCATTGGTCGCAAAAAAGCCGCCGCTTTCTGCCGTAATGGCAATACTGCCACGGCTATCGCGGCGTTCCATGAAAATGCCTTTTAACTCCGCTCCTTGGTCGTTAGATTCTTCAATCCTAAGAACCATTTTGTCCCCAAACTCAACAAATTCCCCAACGCGAATACTTGCGCCTAAAGCGCCGCTTCTCAGGTCAAATACCAATCCTTCATAGGCATATCGGCTGTAGGGTTGAACCCAGCCAACCAATATGGTGTTCACTACCAGTAAGAACAGTGCGAGCATGAATGCTGGGCGGGCCAATCTGAACAAACTTATGCCAGCATTTGTCATGGCATCATATTCGCTCGACATGGATATTTTTCTGAACGCGATTAAGGTTCCTAAAAGCATACCGATTGGCAGAGCCAGTCCCATATAATGAGGGGTCAGGTTCGCAAGCATGTTGAAAACAACACTAACCGGACCGCCTTCGTTGACGACAAAGTCAAATAATTTCAGCATCTTCTCCAGAATAAGAAGAAGCGCTGCTATTGACAAAGTCACAATAAGGGGGCCTGTGATCTGGCGAATTATATATCGATCGATACGGTTAAACATACGAAGCGGCTACACTGGTTCCATATTGGTTGCAAGAAAGAAATAAACACATTTTGTCACTGTAATAAATAAGTTCAGGCAATATTCACAATTAATTTGGCAAATATGTGATTGTCTGCGTATTTTAGTACCAAAAGCGACACAATTTCGCCACCATCAATGAGCATTTGCTTAGATGTAGTAATTTATTGGAGATATTTATGCTACTTAAGCAAAATATTCGAGTTAAAATAGCAGCCGCTATGGTTGGCGTTTTTGGGACTGTAACTTCTTCTGTTGTTGTCCACAGCCAATCGGTGGTTGATAATGCCAGTCTCTCAGCGGGTAAAATAGACACCACCGACATTCAATCGGTTTGCCCGCCCGGTGACAATAACGCTTCGGTTCTCGTCCATGTAGAGAATATTGCGACGATTGAAGGAAACCTTCGGGCGCAGTTATATACCGACAAGGAAGAGGACTTTCTTGAAAAAGGTAAAAAATTGGTACGGGTGGAAGTTCCTGTAAGCGCAGATGCCCAGTCGGTTTGCGTGCCATTGCCGTCTACCGGAAATTTCAGCCTTGTTATTTTGCATGATAAAAATGCAAATGGTAAAGCAGACTTTTTTTCTGAAGGCTTTGGCTTTTCAAACAATCCGAAACTTCGATTTGGTCCCCCTGATGTGGAGGATGCTACCTTTGCGGCGAAAGAAGGTATTACACAAATGACGGTTAACCTTCAATATATACTTGGAACCGACGACGCTAAGAAAAAGAAACGCAGGAACGCACGCCGCCGCTAAATTTAATTTCTGCGTTCAGAATATTTTAGAGGATAAGGTCACAAAGTTTCAATCTTTGGACAATCTTTTAGTCAAGCTTTCGGGAGCTTGATGGGAAAGGCTTGTATTTTCAACAGTTTTGAATTAAGTGCTAATCCATTATTGCAAATTTATGACAATTGTATCAGTAACTTCGTGAATGGATAGGCTTCAAGGTGCAAGTTGATCAATCAAATTTTAATAGCGGTGCATTGGTGCCATTGATTGCCGTACTTTCAAATCCAAAATCGACAACAAATGCCGCTGGCATGGATGATATTCGTAAGGTTATCAATGAGAGCGCTAACTTACTGCATTTTGAGCTTGACGGCGTTGAAACCATGGATGAAGCCATGGCGTTATTTGCGCGCGCGAATCCTGCGTTGATCATTGTTAATGGCGGTGATGGCACCATCGGTGTTGCACTGCAATCCTTACTGTATAAGAACCCCTTTAATGTCACACCACCTGTCGCATTTTTACCTGGTGGTAAAACCAATATGACAGCTGCAGACCTTGGCATGAAAGGCGACCCGGTTAAGGTTCTTAAAAACCTGATAAAGATGGTTAAAGCTGGTGAGCTCTCAGAGCGCCTGACAACCCGAAACCTGATCGAAATGGATTTAGGCGACGGGGGTACACCAAAGGTAGGAACTTTTTTTGGAACAGCCGGGATCGTTAAAGGAATTTACTGGTGCCGTGAAAATGCTTACGCAAAAGGGTTACCCAACTCGCTTGCTCATGTTTGGTCAGCGTTTAAGTTGGTGTCCAGTGCTTTTGGGCTAAGTAAAGACAAAGCAATGATGATCTCGGACCCAATGAATGTAGTGGTACCTGGTAAGGCCCGTATTAGCGGCCAGTTTGCGTCTGTTACAGCGACAACACTCGATAAATTGATTATGGGATTTAAGCCGTACAGTAATGAAGGTTTGGGTGGTCTGCGCTTCGCTGCCATTGAAACAGGTGGCAGAAATGTGTTTCGGGCGCTGCGCGGAATTCTATTTGGTAGTTTCGGAAAAAAATATATTCAAGGCGTCCACACAAGACGCGGCGATGATATCCGGATCGAAGGAACAGACCCTGTTACCTTGGACGGTGAAATGTATACGCCACTTCCTGGAAAACCGATATTGCTTAAAGGCGATAAAACGCTTACATTCGTGAAACTTTAATTTTTAAAGTCCTTGAGCTTTAAGCAAAGAGTATCAGTTAATGTCCGAATTGAAGGCGCTCGGTGCGCTCGATAGTTTTTTTAAAAACGAGTGGCAACGCAAAGTCCCTGATGCTGTGGTGGCTGCGGCGAGCGAAATATCCAAAAAATATGGAAGCGCAGTTAATGGCGTTTTGTTTTATGGGTCATGCCTGCGGACTGGCGAAATTGAAGACAAAATTCTCGATTTCTACATCATTGTTGATAGTTACAAATCGGCGTATCCTAAAAAATGGCTTGCAGTTGCTAACAAATTAATCCCGCCCAATGTTTTTTATCATGAAATGCAACATGAGGGTGTAACTGTGCGGTCTAAGTACGCGGTTTTGTCGCTAGGGGATTTGGAATATCGATGTAGCCCTAAGTGCCTTAATGTTTCTGTGTGGGCACGATTTTGTCAGCCGTGTATTTTACTTCAGCCTGAGAATGAAAATGTAGAGGGTAGAATCCGGCAGGCAATTGCGAATGCTGCCCAGACGATGATTGGTCATGTTTTACCCCAATGTCGAACAACGAGAGCCTCCAAAGATTTGTGGGTGTCAGCTTTTGAGCACACTTATGCGTCTGAACTTCGTTCTGAACCGGAAGGGAAGGGGCTGGAAATTTATTCGTTGGATCAGGAACGGTATGATCAATTAACGCCCTTATTGTTGAAAGCCCTTAATGCCGAAAAACCTGAGCGAGGGGATAAGCAATTAAGCCGTATGCCTGTCTTTAAGAACAGTTTCATGTGGTTCTTACGCCGCGCCAACGGCAAGTTTGTAAGCGTTGCCAGGCTTATAAAGGCGTCATTAACCTTTGATGGTGGTATTGATTATCTCGCGTGGAAAATAGGCCGTCATTCAGGTGTGGAAATTGAAGTTACTGATAGGATGCGCAAGCGCCCGGTTATGTCTGGTGTGACACTATTTTGGAATTTGCGCCGTAAAGGCGCCTTTAAATAGAAGTAAATTTCTATTCTGACCACCTTATGGGAAAGGGTAGAGAATTGAATATCAAAAACACATTCATAGCTATTCCGATAATTCTTTGGAAAACAGCATGTTTAGCGGCCTCTGAGGAAGAGGCCTCCTTCAGTCTAGACCAACCCATTGCATGCAATGTGAATCAGAATTGCTGGATCGTAAATTATTTTGATCAGGATGCCAGCGAGAAGGCTGCTGATTATCGGTGTGGCCCACACAGCTATAATGGCCATGGCGGAACTGATTTTGCCATACCGTCTATTACTGCGATGAATAAAGGTGTTGATGTATTGGCCAGTGCTGCGGGTGTCGTGATTGGCACGCGCAATTCAATGCAGGATATATCTGTTTCCGAAATCGGATACGAAGCATTAGCCGGAAATGATTGCGGTAATGGGGTTGGTATCGATCATGGCAACGGATGGCGCACGCAGTATTGTCACATGCGAAAAGGGTCCATTGCAGTTAAAGTTGGCGATAAGGTTGAGGCCGGAAGTAAAATAGGATTGGTTGGCCTTTCAGGAAATACTGTTTTCCCACATGTTCACTTAAGCGTATTTAAAGACGGCAATAAAGTTGATCCTTTTAGTGTAACAGGCGCTCTTTCCTGTTCGGGTGATCCGACTTCATTATGGTCAGATAGTGTGGAAAACCAAGTGAAATACATGTCAGCCATACCGTATCTGGCTGGGTTTGCGCCAGAGCGCGCTGATGCAGACAAAGCGAGGGCAGGTGAGTACACGAAGGTTAAATTTTCCCGTTCGACCCCAATTCTAACCTTTTGGGTCGATCATTTTAATCTAAGGCGTGGTGACAGGCTTGAAATGCAGATTTTGGCCCCCAACGGCGCTGTTGTCGCTGAAAATGTTAAAATGATGGAGAAAAATAAAGCGCGCTGGTTTCAATTTATCGGCCGCAGGATGCCGAGAGGTGGTTGGCCTGTTGGTGAATATAAGGCCTTTATTAAAGTCATTCCCTTTGATGGCGGTGACCTTCGAACAAAATCAGTGACAATGTCGGTGGAATAAATAAAGGCGATGGTAACCAGCCATCGCCTTTGGAATTAGGATCGTAGCAAGTTTATTCTGCCGCAACGCTATTCAATGTTAAGCCGACTTTACCCGCAGTTTGAATGAAGCGTTCAATGATAATGTCAATTTGCTCGCTTGTATGCTGAGCGCAGATGCTTGCGCGCATCAGGTTTACACCGCCTGGTGTTGCAAACGCTGCTGCCATGTTGACATACACACCTGCAACAATCAGCTCTTCCCAAAATAGGGTTGCCTGATGTAGATCGGGTAAGCAAACAGCAATAATCGGGCTATCTGCTTTCTCGGTCGCCATTGTAAAGCCTGCGCCTTTTAGGCCGGCATGTAGGCGTCTTGCATTTTCCCAAAGGTGGGCTCTGCGATTGCCGGCGCGTTTAATTGCTTCGATGGATTTAGTTGCCGAGGCAACTACAGATGGTGGAAGCGAGGCCGTAAACATATAAGGACGGCAAACTGTGCGCAAAATGTCAAACTTAGGATGGTTTGATACCGCGAAGCCACCAACTGTTCCAACAGACTTTGAGAAGGTTCCAACGATAAAGTCTGACAAATGTTCAACGCCCAGATCTTCTGCGACACCGCGGCCATTTTCGCCGCAGAAACCCATGGAGTGGGCTTCGTCAACAAGTGTCATAGCGCCGTATTTTTTCGCAACTTCCAAAAGTTCCTTAAGAGGGGCTGCATCACCGAGCATTGAGTAAATGCCCTCAACAACTACAAGCTTGCCTGCGTCCTCTGGAAGACGGCGGAGTCTCTTCTCCAGGCTGTCGGCGTCATTGTGCTTAAACCGAACAACTGTCGCGTTGCCCATCGCCGCACCGTCATAGATAGAGGCATGGCTATCTGCGTCCAAAAGAAGATAGTCATCCTTACCCGCAAGAACGGATATTAGCCCGAGATTTGCCTGATAGCCTGTTGAGAAGACCATGCAGCTTTCCATATCATAGAAATCTGCAATCGTTTGCTCTAAGGCTTTATGACCACCATACGTTCCGTTCAGCACACGTGAACCCGTGGTTCCTGTACCAAATTCATCAATAGCCTTTTTGGCAGCCTCCACAGAGTCTTCCGAGAACGTCATGCCCATATAGTTGTTCGTACCGGCAAGGATAGTGTGGCGGCCATCGATAATGGCTTCTGTTTCCGATATGATTTCATCCATAACGACCTTGAACGGGTCTGCTTTGGTGAAGGGAAGGGCCGCTTTTTGGGCTAGAATTGGGTCAAACTTATCAAACAAGTCCATGGGCTTATCCGTTATCAGCTACAATTTTGTCGACCGCGTCAGCAACGTGGGAAATTGTTTCTAGATCGGGCAATAGATTAAGAGGAAGGACAATATCGAATTCGTCTTCGATCTCGGCAACAAGGTCCATAACCGTTAAAGAGTCTAGCTCTAGGTTAGTTGCAAAAGTTGTTTCAGGCGTAAGCTCAATTCCTTTTTTATTAAAAGGAACAATAAGGTCATAAATAGTACTGAGTGTTTCGGCATTTGCCATAATCATTGTCCGATTTATTAATTGATTAGATCAACGAGATTATATTTACTTACCCACATAATCCAAATGATCATAAATGTCCATTTTGACGATACCATTCTAATGTGTTTTGTAAACCTGCTTCAAGGCCAAAACGTGGCGAGTATTCAGGTATTACAGGTCGTCTACTGTTTCGTGTCGTCCAGTCTGGATGACTGAGATGATATGCACTAGACAGTGTTAGCATAGCTGGTTTTCGTATTATCTGTGCGAATAGATCACTAAAAATCCCTAGAAAAGCGAGGACAGGAAAAGGAACAGGAATAATCTTGGGCTTTCGCTCATCTATTTTTTCTATTGCTGTGGCAATATCATCCAGGCGATAGCCATTGGGTTTGCCGTCGTCAATTTCCACGATGTCGTGGTTATAGCCCGTTTCTGGTAATTTGATAATTGCGCTAGCTAGGTCTTCGACATGTATCATAGAGAAACGATTTTTAGCGCTCCCCGGGGCCGGAAGAAAACCAAAGTTACTGGATTTGAAAATCTTAAGGATTTCCATATCATGCGGTCCGTAAATTGCTGGTGGGCGTACGATTGTCCATCGAAAGGGCCATTTTCCAGCCTTCAGGGCTCCTTCTGCTGCGTTTTTACTGGCACCGTAATGGGAAATCTGAGGCTCTCTGGCAGCTAAACTGGAAATAAGCAGGAACCGTTTTATAGTGCTGTTCTTGGCAGCCTTCAGAAGGTTTTTTGTGCCACCGAGGTTTACATCAAAAAATTCATTGCGGTTTAATGCCTTGGTCAGCCCTGCGCAGTGAACAACGATGTCTGCACCTTTGCATAAGGTTTCAAGCGCTTGATCGTCCTCAAGTGTACCATCCACCCATTCAATAGTTTCTGAAGATGTCTTGGGGCTGCGGGTTAAGGCTTTTACCTTATGGCCAGCTGATACATATTGTTCGAGCAGATGACGGCCAAGAAAACCAGTAGCCCCTGTCAGGGCAATGACCTGATCAGTGTTCGTTGGCGCTGCTTTATTGCTCATTAGCTGGCAATGGCCTGTAGATGGCCGGAAAGATACTGATTTCTTGCCTTAGAGCGGCTAAGTTTACCAGAAGAGGTTCTCGGTAAAGACCTCGGTGGTACGAGTTCCACCATGCAATTAATACCGGTAATGTTTTGGATATGGCGGCGCATTTCATCGATGAAGTTAGCACGCTCAGAGGAATCGGAAACCCTACACTGGGCTAGAATCATTGGAATTTCTTCAGCATTTTCACCAGGTACAGAAATCGCTGCTACATCGCCGTTTTTAACGCCGGGTAATTGTTCAACGGCCCATTCGATGTCTTGCGGCCAATGATTGCGACCATTCACAATGATCATGTCCTTGGCGCGTCCTACGATATAAAGGTAGCCATTTTTCATGTACCCCATATCGCCTGTGTCCAACCAGCCATCTTCACTGAGGACGGCACGCGTTGTTTCAGGGTCATTGAAATATTCGCGCATTACTGATGTACCGCGAACAAGAACACGTCCAACACTGGTTTCAGAGAGGATGTTATCGTCTTCATCACGAATATGGACTTCATATTCAGGCAAAGGTTTGCCGCAATTTACGACTTCACGCTTGCGCTCATTGTCGGCAGAGCCGTTCACGAGAACATGACGGTCGCCACTTAAGAGTGCTTCCTCAACAAGGTCAATCTCAATTCCCTTGCCGATGTCAGCGAAGCTAACACCGAGTGTACATTCAGCAAGGCCATAGCTCGGTAAAAATGCTTTGTCGCTGAAACCGATAGGCGCAAATGTTTCTGTAAAGGTACGCATTACGTCAGGGCGGATCATATCGCCGCCAATGCCCGCAACGCGGAGTTTGGACAGATCAAGTTCGTCCATGCCATTACGACGTGATGCGACACGGCGTGAACAAATATCAAAGCCAAATGTCGGACTGTAGGTGATTGTGCCGCCATTCATGCTCATCACACGTAGCCAGCT encodes:
- a CDS encoding lipopolysaccharide biosynthesis protein; its protein translation is MSDGNSKNQNQRLAGGAGYVFLGRMGAIIEALSIIAFTWFYGAEIFGLFAALWSYVKVSTAFSEMAMTTTLQRYVPKIQNGNTDDIAGHAIKFSVFIALIIAVLGTITAPIIATILNAADAQESNLVEIIRIYIWVLPFWTFVEVSTAAIRATRTFGPEIKVRIFYEQGIRLLAAILFALMGFLTFGLFLAHLVSVIITSLIAIKLLSRYYSIKALIKAPMFGTLQSEMRQYGYSVMPSNMIKKLFSEFPVILLNLMLPGAAGAMASGYYAVARKIASVLQGIRITFEYVMAPLAAERDGVGDRRALQDMYAFATRLSLALALPFGAALYLAAPDVLSAMKPEFTAAFTAIICLIIGRMLEASTGPASAIVEMLGHRLLPAINGLTGIAALYVIGYYLIPEHGVTGAAVGAAIGMNVTALLNLIQARVIFKLSPYSLETLKPLGFALLGAAFIGSLTHLLGTVPSPFGFITAALALIASLFMIFRFGFHDDDLCALGKFGRFIKPSLKAKNKNIPVGATKDHK
- the lptG gene encoding LPS export ABC transporter permease LptG; the protein is MSMIRNIRRVMLPSRTLSRYMVKMLIARFIGILLGLVSVLMMLVLLAQADDVLAAEGASWVSIVSFIALRAPQLASQFAPFATLIASLLTLATLNQNSEVVVMKAAGLSAHRILLPLGLATFMIVSVHFVFNETIVVNANAELEYWEANDFAVDLPPNEGPVGRVWIKEDNTLILIENVSQIGNRVVLDVVSIFEKSDVGHLQAMARADFAIYQNDQWTLHEVRRFDVESHNLAITPSVEWDIAVKPERFLALTVRPDHVSFIDLWKSITQLREEGLSTDQAMASFLQKFAAPASSLLMPLLAGVAAFGVTRAGNLIIRLVFGMALGFSFFVADNFMLAMGEFGVAPPLLAAWSPFLLFLLVGYAVLFNTEEGKRPLQLVTGMLRRKPKNAKTADTISS
- the lptF gene encoding LPS export ABC transporter permease LptF; this translates as MFNRIDRYIIRQITGPLIVTLSIAALLLILEKMLKLFDFVVNEGGPVSVVFNMLANLTPHYMGLALPIGMLLGTLIAFRKISMSSEYDAMTNAGISLFRLARPAFMLALFLLVVNTILVGWVQPYSRYAYEGLVFDLRSGALGASIRVGEFVEFGDKMVLRIEESNDQGAELKGIFMERRDSRGSIAITAESGGFFATNDEQTILLRLYNGTLIDLNESQNKPRVLTFSQQDITIPLPDSAPFRGRGGEELEMTLPELWAEKDNPLLEEGLRNSIRGNYHWRIMHSLSFLVLPFLAIPMGLTNKRTGRSTGIIVSIALLIVYNEVMEGMETAVSNGISPYLTIWSLFGLFTIISVSLFRISAYKVGGDPLAWVDKIWDIISAPLKRMTRWVMKAEA
- a CDS encoding DUF2141 domain-containing protein: MLLKQNIRVKIAAAMVGVFGTVTSSVVVHSQSVVDNASLSAGKIDTTDIQSVCPPGDNNASVLVHVENIATIEGNLRAQLYTDKEEDFLEKGKKLVRVEVPVSADAQSVCVPLPSTGNFSLVILHDKNANGKADFFSEGFGFSNNPKLRFGPPDVEDATFAAKEGITQMTVNLQYILGTDDAKKKKRRNARRR
- a CDS encoding diacylglycerol kinase family protein, with the protein product MQVDQSNFNSGALVPLIAVLSNPKSTTNAAGMDDIRKVINESANLLHFELDGVETMDEAMALFARANPALIIVNGGDGTIGVALQSLLYKNPFNVTPPVAFLPGGKTNMTAADLGMKGDPVKVLKNLIKMVKAGELSERLTTRNLIEMDLGDGGTPKVGTFFGTAGIVKGIYWCRENAYAKGLPNSLAHVWSAFKLVSSAFGLSKDKAMMISDPMNVVVPGKARISGQFASVTATTLDKLIMGFKPYSNEGLGGLRFAAIETGGRNVFRALRGILFGSFGKKYIQGVHTRRGDDIRIEGTDPVTLDGEMYTPLPGKPILLKGDKTLTFVKL
- a CDS encoding M23 family metallopeptidase, whose amino-acid sequence is MNIKNTFIAIPIILWKTACLAASEEEASFSLDQPIACNVNQNCWIVNYFDQDASEKAADYRCGPHSYNGHGGTDFAIPSITAMNKGVDVLASAAGVVIGTRNSMQDISVSEIGYEALAGNDCGNGVGIDHGNGWRTQYCHMRKGSIAVKVGDKVEAGSKIGLVGLSGNTVFPHVHLSVFKDGNKVDPFSVTGALSCSGDPTSLWSDSVENQVKYMSAIPYLAGFAPERADADKARAGEYTKVKFSRSTPILTFWVDHFNLRRGDRLEMQILAPNGAVVAENVKMMEKNKARWFQFIGRRMPRGGWPVGEYKAFIKVIPFDGGDLRTKSVTMSVE
- a CDS encoding aminotransferase class I/II-fold pyridoxal phosphate-dependent enzyme; this encodes MDLFDKFDPILAQKAALPFTKADPFKVVMDEIISETEAIIDGRHTILAGTNNYMGMTFSEDSVEAAKKAIDEFGTGTTGSRVLNGTYGGHKALEQTIADFYDMESCMVFSTGYQANLGLISVLAGKDDYLLLDADSHASIYDGAAMGNATVVRFKHNDADSLEKRLRRLPEDAGKLVVVEGIYSMLGDAAPLKELLEVAKKYGAMTLVDEAHSMGFCGENGRGVAEDLGVEHLSDFIVGTFSKSVGTVGGFAVSNHPKFDILRTVCRPYMFTASLPPSVVASATKSIEAIKRAGNRRAHLWENARRLHAGLKGAGFTMATEKADSPIIAVCLPDLHQATLFWEELIVAGVYVNMAAAFATPGGVNLMRASICAQHTSEQIDIIIERFIQTAGKVGLTLNSVAAE
- a CDS encoding acyl carrier protein yields the protein MANAETLSTIYDLIVPFNKKGIELTPETTFATNLELDSLTVMDLVAEIEDEFDIVLPLNLLPDLETISHVADAVDKIVADNG
- a CDS encoding NAD(P)-dependent oxidoreductase, with the translated sequence MSNKAAPTNTDQVIALTGATGFLGRHLLEQYVSAGHKVKALTRSPKTSSETIEWVDGTLEDDQALETLCKGADIVVHCAGLTKALNRNEFFDVNLGGTKNLLKAAKNSTIKRFLLISSLAAREPQISHYGASKNAAEGALKAGKWPFRWTIVRPPAIYGPHDMEILKIFKSSNFGFLPAPGSAKNRFSMIHVEDLASAIIKLPETGYNHDIVEIDDGKPNGYRLDDIATAIEKIDERKPKIIPVPFPVLAFLGIFSDLFAQIIRKPAMLTLSSAYHLSHPDWTTRNSRRPVIPEYSPRFGLEAGLQNTLEWYRQNGHL
- a CDS encoding fatty acyl-AMP ligase, which produces MVDIDTMTITPTLDPTLPRRYSDFDTLVESIEYAAQGIRGANFYNARGDLVESVTWRQIRDRAQIIGRKLSGIGFKKGDRIALIAETSANFVAFFIGCQYASVLPVPLPLPTSFGGKEGYVAQLRMQMESCQANGIMAPEFMEQIIETATEDLDLLFKGSIEAYEAFEKDGEHCLPSTDDLAYLQYSSGSTRFPHGVAVTHKSLLANTYGMGAHGVQLGDEDRCISWLPFYHDMGLVGTLLTTVNCQVSVDFIPTEEFARRPLSWLRVMSMNGGTITYSPTFGFDICSRRVASRRNGMDELDLSKLRVAGIGGDMIRPDVMRTFTETFAPIGFSDKAFLPSYGLAECTLGVSFADIGKGIEIDLVEEALLSGDRHVLVNGSADNERKREVVNCGKPLPEYEVHIRDEDDNILSETSVGRVLVRGTSVMREYFNDPETTRAVLSEDGWLDTGDMGYMKNGYLYIVGRAKDMIIVNGRNHWPQDIEWAVEQLPGVKNGDVAAISVPGENAEEIPMILAQCRVSDSSERANFIDEMRRHIQNITGINCMVELVPPRSLPRTSSGKLSRSKARNQYLSGHLQAIAS